A section of the Pedobacter sp. HDW13 genome encodes:
- a CDS encoding YdcF family protein has product MKVFYPFFIACLLWQGLQAQDKPVQAYQLIKSNNAVQYKNYYLLTLFKQLPGLNKMLKENSLLKKIADTKRTQATEALQTCKTDISCYANALKFSAEEITAIGQELSNSYNENNALGKVVSNHLIPSGCYALYAEQTPKNLLVKAWEQDANALNYAIGVYVEGNKPNYPKIDSISFSLKDKEYAELTVANALLALQPENELFFEPTLNFAMVALELNERNDAADYEPMVSGVNQPAINQIKKTDWKKYPYSVILVPGAGPEDKETALSAGGMIRCRLAAIQYQKGQAPFIVVSGGRVHPYKTKYSEAFEMKKFLMETLLIPESAIIMEPHARHTTTNMRNCVRLMFRYGIPVDKTAMVSTVKSQSFYITTILPERCKKELGYYPYKNGKRLSDTESEFYPNTTSLQIDFDEPLDP; this is encoded by the coding sequence ATGAAAGTCTTCTATCCCTTTTTTATAGCCTGCCTGCTGTGGCAGGGCTTACAGGCGCAGGATAAACCCGTTCAAGCCTACCAGTTAATAAAGAGCAATAATGCAGTACAGTACAAAAACTACTATTTGCTTACGCTTTTTAAACAATTGCCCGGGCTTAACAAAATGTTGAAAGAAAACAGCCTGCTTAAAAAAATTGCCGATACCAAAAGAACCCAGGCAACCGAAGCTTTACAAACCTGCAAAACCGATATTAGCTGTTACGCCAATGCGCTAAAGTTTAGTGCCGAAGAAATTACAGCTATTGGCCAGGAGTTAAGCAACAGCTACAACGAAAACAATGCACTCGGCAAGGTAGTAAGCAATCACCTCATCCCTTCGGGCTGTTATGCGCTGTATGCCGAACAAACACCCAAAAACTTATTGGTTAAAGCATGGGAGCAAGATGCCAATGCGTTAAATTATGCCATTGGGGTATATGTGGAGGGCAACAAGCCCAATTACCCCAAAATAGATTCGATTAGTTTTAGCTTAAAAGATAAAGAGTATGCAGAGCTTACAGTCGCAAATGCTTTGTTGGCCTTACAACCCGAAAACGAGCTCTTTTTTGAACCTACATTAAATTTTGCAATGGTAGCTTTAGAGTTGAACGAAAGAAATGATGCGGCCGATTATGAACCGATGGTTAGCGGGGTAAACCAGCCAGCCATTAACCAGATTAAAAAAACCGATTGGAAGAAATATCCTTACAGCGTAATTCTGGTGCCGGGTGCCGGCCCCGAAGATAAAGAAACTGCTTTAAGTGCCGGTGGGATGATTCGCTGCCGTTTAGCTGCTATACAATACCAGAAAGGCCAGGCACCATTTATTGTGGTATCGGGCGGGCGCGTTCACCCTTATAAAACCAAATACAGCGAGGCTTTTGAAATGAAAAAATTTTTGATGGAAACCCTACTTATACCAGAAAGTGCCATTATTATGGAACCCCATGCCCGCCATACCACTACCAACATGCGCAACTGCGTAAGGCTAATGTTTAGGTACGGCATACCTGTTGATAAAACAGCCATGGTTAGTACCGTAAAATCGCAGAGCTTTTACATTACCACTATACTGCCAGAAAGGTGTAAAAAAGAACTTGGTTACTACCCATACAAAAACGGCAAACGCTTAAGTGATACCGAATCGGAATTCTACCCAAATACAACATCGCTGCAAATTGATTTTGACGAACCTTTAGATCCTTAA
- a CDS encoding carboxypeptidase-like regulatory domain-containing protein, with protein MTPFFFTASIKSACRKLLLPVGMLAACSPAAMAVSNAKLVRATELNKRFVAISGTVTDEKGQPLPGVSVYDKQTKKTTTTDTNGKYTIEATNGATLVFSYIGFDTQEVSVSGNSTINIRLKESSNTLNEVVAIGYQKIRKSDVTGAISSVKASELNLTSPTVGQALVGKVAGVQVSQTSGAPYSGTKIRVRGIGSINASSDPLYVIDGYPAGNNVAINPEDIETIDILKDAASAAIYGSRASGGVVLITTKRGNDGKGRFEYDVQGGISQLAKKVKLLDANQFIQLLIDGRNNAYKDLWVNAGKTWNDAMYGDNNATRIANVGNGSSVSIPADLYNFSTQQAIPAAYNTDWQDELYRNAAFQRHNLSFSGALKM; from the coding sequence ATGACACCATTTTTTTTTACCGCAAGCATAAAAAGTGCCTGCAGGAAATTGCTTTTGCCTGTTGGTATGTTAGCTGCATGCAGCCCAGCCGCTATGGCAGTAAGCAATGCCAAATTAGTTCGGGCTACTGAGCTTAACAAACGTTTTGTTGCCATTAGCGGAACCGTAACCGACGAGAAGGGGCAACCGCTGCCGGGCGTTAGCGTTTACGATAAACAGACTAAAAAAACAACAACTACAGATACCAACGGAAAATATACTATTGAAGCCACCAATGGGGCTACGCTGGTTTTCTCGTACATTGGTTTCGATACACAGGAAGTTTCGGTATCGGGCAATAGCACAATCAATATCAGGCTTAAAGAAAGCAGCAACACTTTAAATGAAGTAGTGGCAATTGGTTACCAAAAGATCAGAAAATCGGATGTTACCGGTGCTATTAGCAGTGTTAAAGCCAGCGAATTAAACTTAACCTCGCCTACAGTGGGCCAGGCATTGGTAGGTAAAGTTGCAGGTGTACAGGTATCGCAAACCAGTGGTGCACCTTATTCGGGTACAAAAATAAGGGTAAGGGGTATTGGTTCTATTAATGCCAGTTCCGATCCTTTATACGTAATAGATGGTTATCCGGCTGGCAACAACGTAGCCATTAATCCTGAGGATATCGAAACCATCGACATTTTAAAAGATGCAGCTTCGGCAGCCATTTATGGTTCAAGGGCATCGGGTGGGGTAGTGTTAATTACCACCAAAAGAGGTAATGATGGTAAGGGCCGTTTCGAATACGATGTTCAGGGCGGTATTTCCCAACTGGCTAAAAAAGTGAAATTGCTCGATGCCAATCAGTTTATTCAGCTATTGATAGATGGCCGTAACAATGCCTATAAAGATTTATGGGTAAATGCCGGTAAAACCTGGAACGATGCCATGTATGGCGATAACAATGCTACGCGTATTGCCAATGTAGGTAACGGGAGCAGTGTAAGCATACCTGCCGATCTTTATAATTTTAGCACACAACAGGCCATCCCTGCTGCTTACAACACCGATTGGCAGGATGAGTTGTACCGCAATGCAGCCTTTCAGCGCCATAACCTTTCTTTCTCTGGGGCACTAAAGATGTAA
- a CDS encoding bifunctional YncE family protein/alkaline phosphatase family protein — protein sequence MKKSYILILFSLLLVQQGFAQWPGKNETTQQILLPNGWKLSPAGHSVQLGDLPLNMQLSASGKYLAITNNGQSTQSLQLIDPKTEQIIDEKVLAKSWYGIAFSKDEKHLYASGGNDNWILDFNIENNKLGKSDTIVLGEVWPKGKICPAGIVVNKNNSKLFTVTKEDSALYIIDPAAKKILKRVQLPAIAYSCALAADEQKLYVSLWGGKAVAIVDLLTESITQSIPVGDHPNELLLNKKGNILYVANANDNTVSVVNTLTNKVTETISTTLYATQLTGSTTNGLALSNNEKTLYIANADNNCLAVFDVSKPGVSQSQGFIPVGWYPTSVKVLGTKVLVTNGKGNTSMANPKGPQPVSKVDNSDYHMGSTANSRLQYIAGLFKGTLSFIDAPKPEQLKIYTKQVYANTPFSDKRTITADGEAGNPIPRKQGEKSPIKHVFYIIKENRTYDQVLGDIKKGNGDSTLTLFGRKVTPNQHALAENYVLLDNFYVDAEVSADGHNWSMAAYATDVVEKTWPTSYGARGGSTTFEGGRPVTYPKGGFIWDYCQRAGISYRSYGEFGSYGKANIKSLQGHMCPASPGFDMDIKDQVRVDAWEHDFDSLLVAGAVPQFSTLRISNDHTSGQKKGKYSPQAAVADNDLAVGRILEHLSHSKVWNESVVFILEDDAQNGPDHVDAHRSPAYVIGPYVKRNAVVHTMYSTSGFLRTMELILGLPPMSQYDAGAMPLYECFTAKPDFTPYNVLQPFINLDTRNVAVNESSRRSEFFNFAKEDAAPDLDLNEVVWKSVKGEQSVMPAPKRSAFVILEKKKKDGDD from the coding sequence ATGAAAAAATCATATATCCTTATTCTTTTTAGTTTGTTGCTGGTACAACAAGGCTTTGCACAATGGCCCGGTAAAAACGAAACCACCCAACAAATTTTATTGCCTAATGGCTGGAAATTAAGTCCGGCCGGCCATTCTGTGCAACTGGGCGATTTACCTTTAAACATGCAGCTTAGTGCTTCGGGTAAATACCTGGCCATTACCAACAACGGTCAGAGTACACAATCGCTACAGCTTATAGATCCTAAAACCGAGCAAATTATAGATGAAAAGGTCCTGGCCAAATCGTGGTACGGAATTGCCTTTAGTAAAGATGAAAAACACCTGTATGCTTCAGGCGGTAACGACAACTGGATTCTGGATTTTAACATAGAAAACAATAAGCTTGGCAAGAGTGATACAATTGTTCTGGGCGAAGTTTGGCCAAAGGGAAAAATATGCCCTGCCGGAATTGTGGTAAACAAGAATAACAGCAAACTATTCACTGTTACCAAAGAAGACAGCGCACTATATATTATCGATCCGGCGGCAAAAAAGATACTAAAGCGGGTTCAGCTCCCGGCCATTGCCTACAGCTGCGCATTGGCTGCCGATGAACAGAAGTTGTATGTTTCACTTTGGGGCGGAAAAGCAGTAGCTATTGTCGATTTGTTAACTGAAAGCATTACCCAGAGCATCCCGGTTGGCGACCATCCTAATGAGCTTTTGCTCAACAAAAAGGGAAATATCCTGTATGTTGCCAATGCAAACGACAATACAGTCTCGGTAGTTAATACGCTTACCAATAAAGTAACCGAAACCATTTCTACTACACTTTATGCCACACAGTTAACTGGTTCAACCACTAACGGTCTGGCCCTGAGTAATAATGAAAAAACCTTATACATTGCCAATGCCGATAACAATTGTTTGGCAGTTTTTGATGTAAGTAAACCGGGGGTGAGCCAAAGCCAGGGTTTTATACCTGTAGGCTGGTACCCAACCAGTGTTAAAGTTTTAGGTACAAAAGTTTTGGTAACCAATGGTAAAGGTAATACATCTATGGCTAACCCGAAAGGGCCGCAACCGGTTTCGAAAGTAGATAACAGCGATTATCATATGGGTAGTACCGCCAATAGCCGGTTGCAGTACATTGCCGGACTGTTTAAAGGTACTTTATCTTTTATCGATGCACCAAAACCCGAGCAGTTAAAAATATATACCAAACAGGTTTATGCCAATACACCTTTCAGCGATAAAAGAACAATAACTGCCGATGGTGAAGCTGGAAACCCAATTCCCAGAAAACAAGGTGAAAAATCGCCCATAAAACACGTTTTCTACATTATAAAAGAAAACAGGACTTATGATCAGGTACTGGGCGACATTAAAAAAGGTAATGGCGATTCTACGTTAACGCTTTTCGGCCGAAAAGTAACCCCCAACCAGCATGCTTTAGCCGAGAATTACGTATTGCTCGATAATTTTTATGTAGATGCGGAGGTTAGTGCCGATGGACACAACTGGAGTATGGCAGCCTATGCAACCGATGTGGTAGAAAAAACCTGGCCCACCAGTTATGGTGCACGTGGAGGCAGTACCACTTTCGAGGGTGGCAGGCCTGTTACCTACCCAAAAGGAGGCTTTATCTGGGATTATTGCCAAAGAGCTGGAATAAGTTACCGCAGTTATGGCGAATTTGGTTCGTACGGTAAAGCCAATATTAAATCGTTGCAAGGGCACATGTGTCCTGCTTCTCCGGGCTTTGATATGGATATTAAAGATCAGGTACGGGTAGATGCCTGGGAGCACGATTTCGATTCGTTACTTGTTGCCGGAGCAGTACCACAATTTAGTACTTTACGCATTTCAAACGATCATACCAGCGGACAAAAGAAAGGTAAATATTCACCTCAGGCCGCGGTTGCCGATAACGATTTAGCTGTTGGCCGTATTTTGGAGCACCTTTCGCATAGTAAAGTGTGGAACGAATCGGTTGTATTTATTTTAGAAGATGATGCGCAAAACGGACCAGACCACGTAGATGCACACCGCTCGCCGGCTTATGTAATTGGACCATATGTAAAAAGAAATGCGGTAGTGCATACCATGTATTCTACCTCGGGCTTTTTGCGTACCATGGAGCTGATTTTAGGCTTGCCACCCATGAGCCAGTACGATGCAGGGGCAATGCCTTTGTACGAATGTTTTACTGCCAAGCCCGATTTTACTCCTTATAATGTATTGCAACCTTTTATTAATTTAGATACCCGGAATGTAGCTGTTAACGAAAGCAGCAGACGATCAGAATTCTTCAATTTTGCAAAAGAAGATGCTGCACCCGATTTAGATTTAAACGAAGTGGTGTGGAAATCGGTTAAGGGAGAGCAATCGGTAATGCCTGCACCAAAACGGAGTGCTTTTGTTATCCTCGAAAAGAAGAAAAAAGACGGCGATGATTAA
- a CDS encoding SusC/RagA family TonB-linked outer membrane protein codes for MVTNTNQKVTNFRGNIDGKVSERLHVGANIAYTQNNNREVQEGRYNLSPMMSALIYLPFLPAKDANGNPIQFGMGSLASQYGIQNPENPLATVAQMKITRKGTRSSYNANATYNILAGLDFKANLGTQTYNEKYDYYLPTSLSSGNTAPYSPESIRAANAIAQTLSQVDQLAEFTLNYNKTFGKHNLNVLGGYSAQKASSDLIRVAANGFQNDYIGEITDKGADAGFFTLDKRTGKVVTTLVSYFGRFSYNYAGKYFLTGSFRRDASSRFGPQNKYGNFPSVAAGWNLSDESFYNNFLGEQSRVKLRASWGLVGNNSIPDYRTSQELSAPGGVVFGNAISTAIWPGAIQDLGLGWESTSQFNFGTDISLFKNRVSVIANYYLSNSFNLLFNQPLSAISGTSSILTNLTDSRVRNQGFDVQVDGKIIQNDDFTFGLSGNIAVNRNKVLDMGGASTIYTAGAERSYITHVTQEGQPIGMFYGFKVLGRITADNLGKVAPSAASTNPAKIGDLYFQDTDGNGIVNDADKTVIGTPYAKFTYGFALNTSYKTFDLRASFNGSYGNQVLDGQDYYLYNFEGSGNQYADVANRYRNEANPGSGLNYRPSRAGTQSNSTRLSSFYIQDGSYFRCTNITLGYSFPKSLANAIKVSNVRIYGSIDNAFTITDYKGYNPEVDYSAGNNLAPGVDYGNYPLARTYNLGIKLTF; via the coding sequence ATTGTAACCAACACCAACCAGAAGGTGACCAACTTTAGGGGTAATATTGATGGTAAGGTGAGCGAACGCTTGCATGTTGGTGCAAACATTGCTTATACTCAAAATAATAACAGAGAGGTACAGGAAGGTCGTTATAACCTAAGTCCGATGATGTCGGCCCTGATTTATTTACCTTTCCTGCCAGCCAAAGATGCCAATGGTAATCCAATCCAGTTCGGAATGGGTTCATTAGCCTCTCAATACGGTATTCAAAATCCTGAAAACCCTTTGGCTACTGTAGCGCAAATGAAAATAACGAGAAAGGGCACCAGGAGTAGCTACAATGCCAATGCCACCTATAATATTTTAGCAGGATTGGATTTTAAAGCAAACTTAGGTACACAAACTTACAACGAGAAATACGATTATTATTTGCCAACCAGTTTAAGTAGTGGCAATACCGCACCTTATTCTCCTGAATCGATTAGGGCTGCCAATGCTATTGCGCAAACGCTTAGCCAGGTAGATCAATTGGCCGAATTTACCTTAAACTATAATAAAACTTTTGGTAAGCACAACCTAAATGTTTTAGGTGGTTATTCTGCTCAAAAGGCATCAAGCGATTTAATTCGTGTGGCAGCTAACGGTTTCCAGAACGATTATATTGGCGAAATTACTGATAAAGGCGCTGATGCAGGTTTCTTTACCCTCGATAAAAGAACTGGCAAGGTAGTAACTACCCTGGTTTCTTATTTTGGTCGTTTCAGTTATAACTATGCTGGTAAATATTTTTTAACGGGTTCTTTCCGTCGCGATGCATCTTCGAGATTTGGCCCGCAAAATAAGTATGGTAATTTCCCTTCAGTAGCTGCTGGATGGAATTTATCTGACGAAAGTTTTTACAATAATTTTTTGGGCGAACAATCGCGTGTTAAACTAAGGGCAAGCTGGGGTTTGGTTGGTAATAACAGTATTCCTGATTACCGTACTTCTCAAGAGCTGAGTGCCCCGGGTGGCGTAGTTTTTGGAAATGCAATTTCGACTGCAATTTGGCCTGGTGCGATACAAGATTTGGGTTTGGGTTGGGAATCAACTTCTCAGTTTAACTTTGGTACAGACATTAGTTTGTTTAAAAACCGCGTATCTGTTATCGCAAATTATTATTTAAGTAATTCGTTCAATTTGCTGTTTAATCAACCACTATCGGCAATTTCAGGAACGTCATCTATTTTAACAAACCTTACTGATAGCAGGGTACGTAACCAGGGTTTTGATGTACAGGTAGATGGTAAAATTATTCAGAACGACGACTTTACATTTGGGTTAAGCGGTAATATTGCCGTTAACCGCAATAAAGTTTTAGATATGGGCGGTGCCAGCACAATATACACTGCAGGCGCAGAGCGTTCGTATATAACACATGTTACCCAGGAGGGCCAACCAATAGGTATGTTTTATGGGTTTAAAGTATTGGGTAGAATTACTGCCGATAACTTAGGTAAAGTTGCACCATCGGCTGCATCAACCAATCCGGCAAAAATTGGCGATTTGTATTTTCAGGATACCGATGGAAACGGCATTGTTAACGATGCAGATAAAACTGTAATTGGCACACCTTACGCTAAATTTACCTATGGTTTTGCCTTAAACACTTCTTACAAAACTTTCGATTTAAGGGCCTCTTTCAACGGTTCGTACGGTAACCAGGTGTTAGATGGGCAGGATTATTACCTATATAACTTTGAAGGTTCGGGTAACCAGTATGCAGATGTTGCTAATCGTTACCGCAATGAAGCTAATCCGGGCAGTGGCTTAAACTACCGTCCATCACGTGCAGGTACACAAAGTAACTCTACCCGTTTATCCTCATTTTACATTCAGGATGGTTCTTATTTCAGGTGTACAAACATTACGTTGGGTTATTCTTTTCCTAAATCGCTTGCCAACGCCATTAAAGTAAGTAATGTTCGTATTTATGGCAGTATTGATAATGCCTTTACCATAACCGATTATAAAGGATATAACCCGGAGGTAGATTATAGTGCCGGAAACAACCTCGCGCCTGGGGTAGATTATGGAAACTATCCATTGGCCCGCACATATAACCTTGGTATAAAATTGACTTTTTAG
- a CDS encoding RagB/SusD family nutrient uptake outer membrane protein, whose amino-acid sequence MKKHIYKVLALSAVLSLGACKKDFLNQKNPNAIAVENYFNTENDVLLAVNGVYQSLRSSNTVGENSGLFTDERSDDAGRNDNQSNAGEPFQFNDFSLLPSNSYLKSHWLALYEAIGRTNTVLANIDKVAFANPATKENYKAEAKFIRALMYFELVRKWGAVPVVTKPLTTKEEVKESTFRVAEADVYNQIVADLKDGLGSTLPNFQTGANIGRTSKAALNAYLGKVYLTMAATLPNNKAENLTNANTYLLAAYNMKAFGNLSEIPYTDVFDVTKKTTCKELIFQISYKQGDISFSSSIAANNQAKGETINSLKPSTGIGGNVKLDLVNEYETSDLRKDFSVKFANDNTVKDWFVTKFRDASQLATNAGYGGNDCILMRYADVILMLAEVNMLQGNDAVAIQYLDMVRARAAMPLYAVAKTDATYAAKFPTLKLAILHERRVEMAFEHQRWFDLIRNFTAAELVTYLKAKPQASYGIAKLANVTTKDRYYPIPFDEVKLDPVKMYQNPGY is encoded by the coding sequence ATGAAAAAACATATTTATAAAGTATTGGCCCTAAGTGCTGTTTTAAGTTTGGGAGCCTGTAAAAAAGACTTTCTAAACCAAAAGAATCCCAATGCAATCGCTGTAGAAAATTATTTTAACACGGAAAACGACGTATTGTTAGCCGTTAATGGTGTATACCAATCGCTTCGGAGTAGTAATACGGTAGGCGAAAACAGTGGCTTGTTTACCGATGAGCGCTCGGATGATGCCGGAAGAAACGATAACCAAAGTAATGCCGGCGAGCCTTTTCAGTTTAACGATTTTTCGCTTTTGCCAAGCAACTCTTATTTAAAGAGCCATTGGTTAGCACTTTACGAAGCAATTGGAAGAACCAATACTGTGCTTGCCAACATTGATAAAGTTGCTTTTGCTAACCCGGCAACGAAAGAGAATTATAAAGCCGAGGCTAAGTTTATCAGAGCGTTAATGTATTTCGAACTGGTTCGGAAATGGGGAGCTGTACCGGTAGTAACCAAGCCGCTTACTACAAAAGAAGAGGTTAAAGAAAGTACTTTCCGTGTCGCCGAAGCAGATGTATATAACCAGATTGTAGCCGATTTAAAAGATGGTTTGGGTAGTACCTTGCCAAATTTCCAAACAGGTGCCAATATTGGCAGAACTTCTAAAGCCGCATTGAATGCATATTTGGGTAAGGTTTATTTAACCATGGCAGCAACGTTGCCAAATAATAAAGCCGAAAACCTAACTAATGCAAACACTTACCTGTTGGCTGCTTACAATATGAAAGCATTCGGTAATTTATCAGAAATACCATACACTGATGTTTTTGATGTAACGAAGAAAACAACCTGTAAAGAACTGATTTTTCAGATTTCTTATAAGCAAGGCGATATTAGCTTTAGCTCGAGTATCGCAGCAAATAACCAGGCAAAAGGCGAAACCATTAATTCGTTAAAACCATCTACCGGTATTGGTGGTAATGTAAAGTTAGATTTGGTTAATGAGTACGAAACAAGCGATTTGAGGAAAGATTTTTCGGTTAAGTTTGCCAACGATAATACCGTTAAAGATTGGTTTGTTACCAAATTTCGCGATGCAAGCCAATTGGCAACAAATGCTGGTTACGGCGGTAACGATTGCATTTTAATGCGCTATGCCGATGTAATTTTAATGCTGGCCGAGGTAAATATGTTGCAGGGTAACGATGCCGTTGCCATTCAATACCTGGATATGGTAAGGGCAAGGGCTGCAATGCCGCTTTATGCCGTAGCCAAAACCGATGCCACTTACGCCGCTAAATTTCCAACCTTAAAGCTGGCTATTTTGCACGAGCGTAGGGTAGAAATGGCTTTCGAGCACCAAAGATGGTTCGATTTAATTAGAAACTTTACCGCTGCTGAGTTAGTTACTTATTTAAAGGCCAAGCCGCAAGCATCATACGGTATTGCAAAGCTGGCCAACGTAACCACAAAAGATCGTTATTACCCAATACCTTTTGATGAGGTAAAACTCGATCCGGTTAAAATGTACCAAAACCCAGGTTATTAG
- the msrA gene encoding peptide-methionine (S)-S-oxide reductase MsrA — MNTEKAILAGGCFWGVEELFRHYPGVISTVVGYTGGDVPNATYRNHGTHAEGIEITFDPTILSYRKLLEYFFQIHDPTTRNRQGNDLGTSYRSAIFFANAAQEETAKTLIAEMDASGIWPGKVVTEVVPETDFWNAEEDHQDYLQKNPYGYTCHFERPDWKL; from the coding sequence ATGAATACTGAAAAAGCCATTCTTGCTGGCGGTTGTTTTTGGGGAGTAGAAGAATTGTTTCGCCATTACCCAGGTGTAATTTCGACTGTAGTTGGATATACCGGAGGGGATGTGCCAAACGCTACTTACCGGAACCACGGAACACATGCTGAAGGCATTGAGATTACTTTTGATCCAACAATTTTATCATACCGTAAATTACTAGAATATTTTTTCCAGATCCACGATCCTACAACACGTAACAGACAAGGAAATGATTTGGGTACTTCTTACCGCTCGGCCATATTTTTTGCCAATGCTGCACAGGAAGAAACTGCTAAAACACTAATTGCCGAAATGGATGCCTCGGGCATATGGCCTGGAAAAGTAGTAACTGAAGTAGTGCCTGAAACTGATTTCTGGAATGCAGAAGAAGATCATCAGGATTATTTACAGAAAAACCCTTATGGTTATACCTGCCATTTCGAAAGACCTGATTGGAAGCTGTAG